In Erigeron canadensis isolate Cc75 chromosome 6, C_canadensis_v1, whole genome shotgun sequence, the following are encoded in one genomic region:
- the LOC122606240 gene encoding uncharacterized protein LOC122606240: MELFPLPLLAFMMRSSPNLEKLKLLKGAWSTANGDSSSYGDFSTELEDAPDIWLEHMKEFEFKNFTNDKYELAFVRLILAKSPVLKKVSIVLHYTVSNEAETPILRILLSYPRASPVAVITVV; encoded by the exons ATGGAGTTATTTCCATTACCTTTACTTGCTTTTATGATGAGAAGCTCCCCGAACTTGGAGAAACTCAAGCTACTA AAAGGTGCATGGTCAACTGCAAATGGTGACTCCTCTTCATATGGGGACTTTTCCACGGAACTAGAAGATGCTCCAGATATTTGGCTGGAGCATATGAAAGAATTCGAGTTCAAAAATTTTACCAATGACAAGTATGAGTTGGCGTTTGTGAGGCTTATCTTGGCCAAGTCGCCCGTCTTAAAAAAGGTGAGCATAGTGCTCCACTATACCGTTTCTAATGAGGCAGAGACACCAATCTTAAGAATTCTCTTGAGCTATCCACGTGCATCACCGGTGGCAGTAATCACTGTTGTGTGA